From the Glycine max cultivar Williams 82 chromosome 11, Glycine_max_v4.0, whole genome shotgun sequence genome, the window aaatatcatttatattaaaGCTTACatatatttctgttctttattgatatactaattaacttttatttttatttatattataattttagttttttttcttatcttgttaaaaaataaacttaaccatatatatatatatatatatatatatatatatatatatatatatatatatatatatatatatattatgatgtaTTATGGTGCactgaaaatttatttattataaatttatgaatataacacatcataaaaaataactagCAACCAAAACAGTGATATATCACAATttaatttgaacaaaaaatacacgaaataaaataataattttaatttatttattaatataaaataaaataatatacaaaatattattatataatttaatttatttaatattttgagtcTTTTTTAACCTGTGCCATTGCATCTTAAGACAAGGTCCAAGGCCGAACCTGCTTGAAGGTTTAAAACCTTGTTGAAAGATTTAATGACTTTTAGAAGTTCGAAAATCAACCTTGGAGGAAGCATAAATCCCCCCAGCTCAAGCACTTGCCACACTATGGTGGTGCCTCCACATAtactatatcattttttttgcaaatccaCTACCAAATAATAAGAGAgatattttaaggaaaaatatataattattcttaataaattaatatttttattagataattactaaatttttttattttttataaagatcaTTAAAAAACGTAAAAGCCTAAAACGATCAATTATTATCTCATTGTTGCGCCAAAATACTATATCATCTCTAATATATACACAATGCTTTATCAGTTTTTATATGcttttttcttatcattattattaatttctatgtccaactaatattaaaaaatcaccTATGGCTGAagtgttcaataaaaaatttagaatttcatCAGAAATCCGAAAGGAAAGCAGGCCCCCTGGAGCTTAATGAGGGTTATATAACACAAGTATAGAACGTactaaactaaaactaaaaaaataaaactagtcTTATTGATTGTAAAAAAGATAGGTGctgtttgttttttatgaatGCCATTTTACATAAACGTCCCACCACACACATATTAAATCTCGTATGTATATGAAGGTTCTAAAATCTAAACTTTGGTCCGCAATTAAAATCTCATCACAATGTCATAATACTGAAAATATTTGTAACTGCAGTCGCTCCATATTTcttgcaatttaatttttatataacctGCTATCAAAACTGcgactttaatttaaaataaaaccttATTATATGATAAGGTGACACTTGACAACGTTATGAACTATTTTAGAATTGAGTAATACGCAGTGAAACAAAGAACTTTTCATATGGGTACCATAACATGAGGTAATTAACCACACACACCAAAAgacttaatttattaaactaaCCAATACATTTTGAAAATCGAAACACTCATAAAACCATATTGTTCAACCAACTTctggaagaaattaagaaataaacatgGGATGGCAAAGCCACATGATGACTTAATTGCACCATTAAGCAAGGCCAAAATCCAGTTCAGAGTTCTCCAAATGTAGACATTGTtgtctcatcatcatcatcaccattaaGCAAGGCCATATATCCCTGCTTTGGCATAGGTTTAACATTCATATCAGACCCATTGCCATAATTCAGCAGTGTCATTTCTTTAGGTGTTAGTGTTTGCATCTGATTAGGTTAGTTTGCTAGGTTTTGCATCTGATCACCAAGTTGGTTTGTTAGGGTTTGCATATCAGGTTGGTTTTCTAGGGTTTGCATCTGATCACCAGGTTGGTTTGCTAGGGTTTGCATATCAGGTTTGTATGTTGGTGTTGTTTGCATCTGGAGTTGAGATGGTGCCTCCAGCTGGTTGCAATTCTGCATTTCCATTCTTTTATCAACGTCCATCAGATCCTGTTCAATCATAGATGAAAGAACATTCAAATCAGCTGTGGTAATGTTCTTACAAGGTTGAACATTCCCTATATTAAGACACTGAGTCATGAACGAGGACATTTCAATCTCCTTGTTCTCCTTCACAACTTTCTGCAACTTGTCTTGACCCTTCACTATACTTTGGGAAACGAAACTCTCTTGGTTCACTTTCTTCCTACCCTGATCCAATTCAGGCCTGCTTCTGAACCTTTCCACCACACTTAGGACACCCAATTCGGATGGCCAAACCTCCGGCTCGGGTTCCTCACGGCCTTAAACTATAGTACACGCTTCAATGCCACAAAGGGTGTTGAGTTCCTCCGCCTTCTTCATCAGtgacttctttcttttcctgaaTGTTGTGATCCTTTTGGTATTGTTGGCTATGAATGCAAGTTTCACCTTCTTCCGACCCATGATGGTGACCagaaaaaaggagaaacaaaTTGAGAAGTGAAAAGTGTTGCTTGTGTTGTGGTTTCTACTGCCACCAACAATATCTTTATATAGACTAATTTGATACATTTCTGGTTTGATTTTTCAGTAATTATTTGTTGCTGGCATTCTGTTCTAGTGTGAAAGTGCCaactgattttgaacattcaaATGTCATTCCTTACATGCAGGGTATAGAGAATCCGGAACTTTAATGacttttaaattgtaaaatttatattacataTCAGTTAGTAAATTACTTGAATGAGTTGGTACGAGAATGGTACTAATATAAAAAGAATTCTTATATTCATCTTTGAATTTCTTGGATACATGgatatatattgtaatttttaatattaccaTTTCAACACAATTGACCACTggttttgaacgttgaaatctCACTTGAATGTCATTTCATACATGAATAATATAGAGAATATTCAGTGCTATAGTGATTTTTAAGTTGTAAAATTTCATTCCATCATTGGCTTTAATGGATAAATAGataggttttaatttttaatctcattttgaCCGTTGGCATTAGGGTAACATTCTTCCTATTATTCATTTAAAGTAGATTActaaatgatatattatttgtGTGACCATTTcatgaaacataatttttagaagcattttttctttcttaatactCCCCCCATTTCAAATAGACCAAAGTCTtagcattaaaaaaatcatattaacttgtgtttttaattttcttcaacGAAATATTAATGCGGGTTGGTCTGACCTAGTTCAAACTTACTTTAGGTTTCCATGTTTTAATCTCAGCTTGACCTTATTTCGGACCACCAGGCCAAATAATTAGccttaactaaaaataataaatgtctcaattatttttttttgtgataaaatatttaattattttatttgtgattaaataatgcCATTAACATTCAACTCAAACATAGATTAagttgttatatataactattattattattatataaatcaagaaCTATCAATCTAAATGAATGTCACGTTTAATTCACAGTTACCAAAAAGTTAAGACCATATGCATGGCTacaaaattcaataatattCCGTTACATGATTGTCTATTTtagataataatcaaaaaaatatttacattttcagtttattatagttaaattcatttttgaagataaaaaagatatacatatatatctcCCGTAGGAACCAAATTTGGTGCAGTCAACATTTTCATGGATTAACGTAATCAATGCAGTATAAACTTTGGACAAAGATCATATGGTTCAGATTTAAAATAAGcgtttaattaattagtctaatttGTCaggataaaatataaagtaaataaaGACTGAAGAGGTTCAAGGAAATCTACGTCATCAAAAGGTTATACTTTTGCTAGTTTCTTTTACATTATTGCAGGCTAGATTAAGATTGGATAACAACAAATATTGATGATTTTCAGATTCTGGCCAGAAGTCTCAGCCTGCTGGTTCAAAAAGAAGATTGATAtggttgaattttctttttttcttaattttccgACTGTTCCTTAATTGGCTATAAGTGCTTCATGTCAGGGCAGGATACAGGCTATAAATGATATGGGGTCATAAACATTTTATACAAGAGACTGCACAGATTTGATGCTTTATTTACACTTTCATTATCATTGTTTTTAACCTCTTGTTTGCCTCTTGGAGGATATTTTATC encodes:
- the LOC100815178 gene encoding agamous-like MADS-box protein AGL80, with amino-acid sequence MGRKKVKLAFIANNTKRITTFRKRKKSLMKKAEELNTLCGIEAFRSRPELDQGRKKVNQESFVSQSIVKGQDKLQKVVKENKEIEMSSFMTQCLNIGNVQPCKNITTADLNVLSSMIEQDLMDVDKRMEMQNCNQLEAPSQLQMQTTPTYKPDMQTLANQPGDQMQTLENQPDMQTLTNQLGDQMQNLAN